In the genome of Primulina tabacum isolate GXHZ01 chromosome 13, ASM2559414v2, whole genome shotgun sequence, the window GCGTCTGCCGGCGGCGATCGGTCGGCATTCGGCGGCGGTTGTCGGCCGGAGATGGCGGTCGGTGGCGGCGGTCGTGGAGgaaagtggtggtgagtttgcatataggagaagggtaaaattagaaaaatatgaaggattaagagttggataaataatcatATGGGGTGAGTAGGTATTATTTTAACccacctaatataacctaatcattcataggaggtattgacttggttaaataatcacgcGTACCAAACGAGTGATAAGgtgtgttaaaaaaataaacccaCCTTATCACCCAAACCAAACACTCCCTTATAATAATATTGAGTGTTATCATACAGTGTAGTTAGTATAaatgttaaataaataatatctattttatctattctattttattaagggTGATGACATGATAATAACCACATTGGAgacaccaactttttcttccaattttatctttatataatactaatattacacttttatttatttttttctatttcaaccattcaaatatcaatttagtccctcaataaattgtcaaatttcactttaatcaatcaataatgataaaaaaaactataCACACACGCATCGCATGTGCAAATTAACTAGTTATAATTATACATGGCAATCTATTTGGTTTGAGGTTATAATTTTGCTTTTGGAAACTTCTAGCAAAATCCTGAAAAGGACCAAATGTGAATTTATCCACCCTCGGTCATTGTGAATTGTGATGTCGTAAAAGTCCACCAACCGGTGGTCCAGTATATCGATCCAACACAACATCTTCAACTCGGTTCTCACACACAGACCCACACGCCCTACTCATTTGAGATCCAGCTAGTGTTTACTTCTCCAAGAACCGCCGTGTTTCACCATTCTTTTCGATCTGTGGCCGCTAGAAGATCAAGATCGCATGTAAATTTTTCAAGACAATTCGATTCTTGGTGAGTTTTTTCGAATAAATCCACTGTTTGTGTTATTGGGGCTAGTGCATAGGTTTGTATATCAAATCTATTGACGGAAATGGATTTGCCGTCTTCTCGGTCTTCGGGAAGTTCGGAATCCGCGATTGCAAACGCTGGGAAACCATTCAATCTCACGGTCTCATCATTGTCGAAATCAATCGCTGATTCCAGTAGCCAAAACTTCTCCTCCATTCTCAATAATCCTAATCCTTCTTCATCCGTCGTTGGTTGGTGGTCTTCATCCACGTCTGTCCCCGCCCCCGAATTCGCCCCTCTGCCAACCGCACCGAAGCCCGGATCCGAACTTAGCAGATCCGATTTCACCCCTTACCTATCGTCTGTATATGAATCTCATTCTCGATTTGTCGACATTCTTAAGCAGCATGACAGGGATGACCTAGGACTCGACGGTAATTTAACCCCCAGTGCTGCGGGTGAGGCTTTGGTGGCATGCCTGAGGGAAGTCCCGGCGCTGTATTTCAAAGAAGATTTTGAGTTGGAGGATGGCGCAACTTTTAAGACAGCTTGCCCGTTCAGAACAACATCGGAAAATGTTGCATTGCAGGAGAGGCTGTCGCAATATTTGGATGTGGTGGAGCTACATTTGGTGAGGGAGATTTCATTGCGTTCGAGCTCATTTTTTGAGGCACAGGGGCAGTTGGAAGATTTGAATGCGAAGATCGTAGAAGGATGTAGGAGGGTTAGGGAGCTTAAGGAGACAATCAGACTGCTGGATTCCGATTTAGTGGGTTCAGCTAGGAGGGTCCAGGAGCTCAGTATGAAGCGTGGAGATTCGATTGCATTGCAGAATAAGCTCAGGCTGGTGATGTCAGTCAATCAGGCTCTCTCCACCCTACAGTTAGTGAGTTCTCCTTCCATGGAGTATATACTTCAGATGATATTACTGTTGGCACATTGTATTTTATGAAACCCATTTGCATGGCAACATGATTATGGATGACAATGATAATAACTTCCAGATCCACATGTTATTTTAATGCCAATTACCACCCCACGCCAAATATATTTTGTCTCTGGATTGCGTTATTTGAAGATTAGAATTTTCCTCAAATATTTTTGTAGGTTTACCTTCCTGAAATGGGTTCTATTGCACATTCCTCCAACGAAGTAGAATTCATAGCTCTGTCAGTGGCATAAGATACAAATTTTATAGAAATACAATCAGTGGATATTGTGAGCTCCCAAATCGATTCATCCTATTGTACATGATTTCCATTTTATATATTGTCTGCTACTCTATGAATTTTAGTTTCAAGGATTTTGCTCTGCTGATCTTTCAAGTTTTAGATGACTTATCTAAGGTATTattgtttgaaatatttgatagctGACCTTAATTTTGAAGTATTTGATAGCTGACCTTAATTTGGGAACTTTGAATCTGGTTTTAATAATGATTTCAGTCCATTTTTTGGcatttatataatttactttgATATAGTTGCAGCAAGATCACATTGACTATCTTTTGGAAGTTGATTATGCTGCTCAATTCATCTTCACAATTTTGAAGTAATGGAATTTATAAGCTATTGAAAGCTTATGTTAGCACTAGATCTGATGCAGTATAGCGTGTGCTGCTCTGCATGCGCCTTGCAATATAGTTTATATGAGAAGATACAAGATTCTATGTTTTAGCTTTTTCTTGTTGCATAATGATTTCAGTAATTGAGATCATGGAGTATTCTCATTTATAGCTAGGAGGGTGACAATATTGTATCAActtacaatttttgttacctattGTTTTTGCAGCTTGTCGCATCTGCAGATTGTGTTGGAGCTTTAGATATTATCGATGATCTACAGCATCTATTGGTAAGTCCAAATTGTGAGAGATTTTTTCTTATTCCTCCATACGATGAACCTtgcaaatttttgaattttttaatagAATGGAGACGAGCTGATTGGTCTCCACTGCTTCCGCCATCTTCACGATCATGTAGCAGCTTCAATTGATACTATTAACAGGTTTGCCTATTCATGCTTAGATGACGAGAATTTTGAGGTTCTTAATATTTCTTCACATGTCTCCTACATTTTAGATTGTGAAAATGCCTGCAAGGCATGATCAATATTTAGGACGGACGATTTGGTCTTGTGTTGTTTGATCTACGGCCTTAAACCAGCGGATCATTCTACTCTAACCTGTTATTGGCAAATATTTTCCTTGTAATCTATGTTTGCAATGGTAAATGTTTTGGCCCTTCTGATGAGTTGATTATTGCACGAGGAGCAGTGACTTTGGTGCTTGTCGTCTTACGGTTTATTGACCAAGTTTTTGTTTTCTGGCTGCCAAACACAACTGTATATTCCGTGGAATAAGTTCCAATAAATGTATTTTTGTAACGAACTTGTGATGTATAGTAAGTTGATGTTTGACTCATCAGATTCATTCTTGTAGCATTCTTTCAGCAGAGTTTGTCCGTGCATCATTGCGTGGTTCTGACAATGATCTATCAGTCACTACATCTACCTTAGCCGTTGATGGAACAGACGATGAAGTAAGATCAGTGTTATGTATATATTGATATGTTGACTCACACACATATCATTTGTGGTCAATTACATCTTCTGTTTTTTTCCTCGAAGGTTCTTTGGTCATTCGGATCGTGTTCTTGGAGGTTTACATAGGGGACATAAGACAAAGTGCAGATTTGCAGTAGTTTGATTGACAATTTCTATGTTGCTTTTGTCTATTAATATTCTAATCAATATTTCGATTCCATGGCATTTCTTGTAAAGCAAGTCTATGGTAATTCCATCATTATAGTTTGAGCATTTAAATGAGTACTGATTCTGTGTTAGTGGAATCTTTGTAAAGTAGAGGTGGAATAAGGCTTTGAAAGGCATGGGCCATTTGCTTTCCCTTAAGTTTCCTTCTTCCCTATTTATTTACTCTTAGCCTGCATTGTTTTTTAAATGGTTCAGCATATACACATATGTACGGTTTTTATTCATGCGTGTATATAGtggtattattttatttgtcCTGAGTTTCCATATTAAAAATGATATATAAATCGtccttgttttaaaatttcttagGTTGTGTATAACTTTTTTAGTAAATTTCTAATTGACTCGACTCCAATGCTCCATAAAGACTTGGcttgtttagggtttgattaTGATTGAAACTTTGCGTTGGCCATATATTTCAACTTGTTAACTAGTTTTGAAATTGTCCTTAAAATCTATATGTCTCATGTTTTATTTGACTTGTTAATCTACGTGAGCTGAGCTATGcatatttttatgtctttttgCTATCCACGTTGTTGGACTTGATTTGACCAATCTTTTCTACCCATGACTTTGTTGCCTACCTTCTGATTACTGTATACTAATGTTGTTTTTAGTTGATTTCTCAGTTAGATTGTGCTATTTGGATCAAACAAATAATTAGTTGCttgctagatttttttttacatgatCTGATATTTTGATTGCAAATCTTTACTGAGGACTGTACTAATTTTCAGGTTAAACTGATGGAGGAACGGGCCTCACATTTTCAAGACCAGCTTCTCCCTCTCATCATTGGATTGCTTAGGACGGTGAGGCATCATTTTATTTTGCATCCTTATTATCTGTTACTAAAATCTGTCATAAATGATGGCTTCTTGTGTGTTTCCTACTTCCAgcattatttttcttattttcagtGGTATGTGGAGTGGTTACTGATTTTACTTGTGTATTTTCATGTTCGATAGAACAGCATAGCGGCATGTCATTGTAAACTGCAATAACACATACACTTACTAAACCtcaaatgcaaaagaaaaacATTATGGGAAAATGCTTGTGTCGTTTTCTTTGCATGGTAACTGGTTATCTCGAACTTTCACATCAGGAAAGTCTTTCCACTTCATTCAGTTGCAAATTGGTTGTATTACCAACCCACTAACTAGTTGCATCATATACATTACCTGCTTAGATCTTAAATTGATTCATCTACGAGAGCGAACTTCTTTTATTATCTTCCTTGTATGTGCTTCAGTACATTCTATTCCTACTTTCTAGTAAGTTGTAAGATAACCCGTTGAACTGTAACAAATAAATCATCACCTTACTGTCTTACTGTCACATTTTATCGGCAATTCTTGTGGTTGGTGGTATGTTCATaaggaaatatatattttcatttgtTTGTTGCACGGTGAATGATGTTTATTGTTTGCTAAACATTTTTAGATGGTTACTTTCATTGCTTGTGCTCCGTATTTTACTCATTTAAACAAAAAGAGGGTAGTCTTATTGGTGTGCCCTAATTGTTTATTCACTACTCTCCTTCTGGAAGTTATAAATTGTTTCCTGGCATTTAAATTTTTCAGGGAAAATTACCGGCAGTGTTGAGAATCTATTGTGATACACTTGCTTCTGATATAAAGACCTCTGTCAAAATAATGGTTGAGAATAGGCCATTGGAGTCAGATACCATATCTGGAGAGGGGATGGTGGATGCAGATGGTGAGTTCACACGCACTATAATGATATTCCGTTCCTTTCAAAAACTGCATTTGTTTTACGATAATTATGTGCACATGATATGGCTAGTCCACTTTTTTTCTCCTTTTTGATTGACAAATAAAAATCGAAATGGACATCTGTGAGACATTTTCCTTCAAAGTCCCTTAGTTTGAGATCCTTTTCTTTGTCTTCATTCCTTCGTACTGATTCAGGTGTAGGGTCGTCGCTTGGAAGTAAGTTGAAGAGCCTATCACCTGAGAGCTTTCTCAAACTTTTGGAGGAAATTTTTAAGACAGTGCAGGTAACGTATGCTTGCCAATTTTTCATTACTTTTTTCTAGATTATATTTCTGTGTCTACCAAAGCATATAAATCTTTTTTTCGAGGACATATCAAGTATTTGCCTTTTCTTTACTCGAACAAGATTAGTTTCTCTTGAAGGGTCACACTAATCAGCACTTCATGGAAACTAAATCCCGGGGAAGATTTGGAAATCTTTTTGATCTGGAAAGAAGTCTAGGCCCAGTGTTTAATACATTTTTTAGTTTCTGTGTAATTTTTCATTTGGATCATTAATACGCCCTGCAACTTTTTCCCCAAGCTTTTGCCAGTGTTTAATACATTTTTTAGTTTCTGTGTAATTTTTCATTCGGATCATTAATACGCCCTGCAACTTTTTCCCCAAGCTTTTCATGAGGATATACATGATTTTGCATTTTGACATATTTGTTCAGGAATAGATAGTGTGTGTCTGTATCCCAAATATTTATTGGTTAACGTATTTTACAATCTTATCTTACATTCCTTTGATTTAGTGAATGCAGACACGCCTAATGCGAGCTTCTGAAGTCAAAAGAGCAATTGAATGGATTATGGGAAATCTTGATGGCCACTATGCTGCTGCTTCAGTTGCTGCTGCAATTGCACATGGTGCAGCAGTTCCAGAAGCAGCTCCGGACTCTGATGGTCATGTCAGTTCCTTTGTACCTCATTATTCCCAGAATGCCACAAGGGTTTCATCAATCCAAGGAAGGGGATATGATACTGCAAGTCCAAATCTCTCAAGAGATTTTCGGTGAAAACTCTTTCTTTTGTCTTGATTGTTGTTAGCATCGGTTTTTCCTGTATTTGGGGTGATTCAGAATGTGATACCTTATCTCCGCATTGGTTGAAAATGAGTTCAAAAtagtttataatggcttacaatggactCATATGACAACTTGTTACTCATTTTCGTAAAGTAATGATTAATACAAAGTAGTTGCTGTAGGAGTCTATTGTGCGTTAATGTGCGGGCCCTTAGGTCTAGGACGTgacagaatgatatcaaatattGTCATTAGCATCTCTAGAATTGTCAGCCCATcggatttattgattttgcttTGTAGTTGGAGTTAGACATGCCACATATTCTTGGATGCAAAATATCTTATTGCTGTAGAAATGGTAAAATAGGATGACATTTTTTGTCAGAGTTGCGATACCATCCCAGATTCAAGAAATGGACTAATGAGATGGATATCAAACCTTCCTTTCCCATAAAGGACTGTTTATATGAAGTTTATTCTCACGCACATAATCAGCGGTTTAATTTATATTACTGTctttaaaataacaattttgtgTCGCAAAGCTTGAG includes:
- the LOC142523304 gene encoding LOW QUALITY PROTEIN: vacuolar protein sorting-associated protein 54, chloroplastic-like (The sequence of the model RefSeq protein was modified relative to this genomic sequence to represent the inferred CDS: deleted 1 base in 1 codon) — protein: MDLPSSRSSGSSESAIANAGKPFNLTVSSLSKSIADSSSQNFSSILNNPNPSSSVVGWWSSSTSVPAPEFAPLPTAPKPGSELSRSDFTPYLSSVYESHSRFVDILKQHDRDDLGLDGNLTPSAAGEALVACLREVPALYFKEDFELEDGATFKTACPFRTTSENVALQERLSQYLDVVELHLVREISLRSSSFFEAQGQLEDLNAKIVEGCRRVRELKETIRLLDSDLVGSARRVQELSMKRGDSIALQNKLRLVMSVNQALSTLQLLVASADCVGALDIIDDLQHLLNGDELIGLHCFRHLHDHVAASIDTINSILSAEFVRASLRGSDNDLSVTTSTLAVDGTDDEVKLMEERASHFQDQLLPLIIGLLRTGKLPAVLRIYCDTLASDIKTSVKIMVENRPLESDTISGEGMVDADGVGSSLGSKLKSLSPESFLKLLEEIFKTVQTRLMRASEVKRAIEWIMGNLDGHYAAASVAAAIAHGAAVPEAAPDSDGHVSSFVPHYSQNATRVSSIQGRGYDTASPNLSRDFRADVLRENAEALFAACDAAHGRWAKIVGIRSQIHPKLRLQDFLGVYNISQEFISSTEKIGGRLGYSIRGTLQSQAKSFIDFQHESRMAKMRALLDQENWAEIDAPDEFQTIVTLFSCTEPEPSGNNGATPGDLTSSSSDLVSSHDYASTMDAGPSNSSPHIEEPTSNGKYLDHMPNTESSRLSGASNSDVSTSAHGNSTSIKERGKSSLRMLYFKGVGYHMVNCGLYLVKMMSEYIDMNDCLPTLSAEVVHRVVEILKFFNSRTAHLVLGANALQVSGLKSITARHLAMASQVISFTYAIIPEIRRILLLKVPDTYKGLLQLEIGRVATDYKNHRDEIHSKLVQIMRERLLLHLRSMPQIVEGWNRSVDIELQPSQFARSLTKEVGQLLRTLCKHLLEEDVQAIFGQVVVILHSQIFEVFSHLEISTPQAKNRLHYDVQHILGCIRSLPSDNLSKSDPPNWGLLDEFLAQHFGSESGE